In Chitinispirillum alkaliphilum, the genomic window ATGAATTTCAGCTTTTTCCTGTTTAGCTCGGGCCAAAACTTTCGGATAAGTTTCATCCAACCACTTTTTTACTTCTGCAGGCCGTTGCTCGTAAGCCTTTTTCAAAGGGCGTTGCGGTGTATATCCCCAGCGCTTGAGATATTCTCCGATAGTACGTATGGGAATTTTGATTCCAATACGACGACAAATAAGATCCCTAATCGATTTACGGGTCCACAAGGCAAAGGGCAGTTTCAACTGTTCTGGTGTTTTATCCCGTATCAATTCGCGAATCTCCTTTTCCTGCTGAGGAGAAAGTGTTCGCAATTGGCCAACTCTCCTACCCCGGATCTTATAAGCTTTCTTATGAGTTCCCTTAGAAGGATGAAGCCATCTGGCAATAGTAGAGGGGTGTACACCAAGAATCGTGCTGATCTCATTATAACTATGGTCAGCATTTTGAAGCTCTTTGGCTCTGGATTTGAGATAAATACGTGTAGGAGTATCAAGTTTTCTGGCATCAATTTTTTCCATGACTTAAAATATATTATGTCAAACAAGTGTGTGCTTATTTAATTGCCGGGTTAAT contains:
- a CDS encoding transposase; translated protein: MEKIDARKLDTPTRIYLKSRAKELQNADHSYNEISTILGVHPSTIARWLHPSKGTHKKAYKIRGRRVGQLRTLSPQQEKEIRELIRDKTPEQLKLPFALWTRKSIRDLICRRIGIKIPIRTIGEYLKRWGYTPQRPLKKAYEQRPAEVKKWLDETYPKVLARAKQEKAEIHWGDETGVTNELHYGRSYSPVGVTPVTNVQAKRLSTSMISSITNQGKVRFMIYKGAMNVDVFKRFLGRLIKGAKKKIFLVVDNLRVHHAKALKKWLEKNKEHIELIYLPSYSPERNPDEYLNNDLKIGLATRSHPKTFKEMHGNIMSHMRMLQKSPEHVKSFFEHPAVKYAA